In Caballeronia sp. Lep1P3, a single genomic region encodes these proteins:
- a CDS encoding metallophosphoesterase, with translation MNDPTYPVVCRHPANDVGRDFVVGDLHGCMDALRYLLREIDFDGSRDRLFSVGDLIDRGTDSLAAIDLIDKPWFYPVLGNHEDSLIAVATGEMRRQSWYAIGGAWAETLADEQLRLLATRLAPLPLVRVVGEGARRFNVLHAEFFGSDADLDAADFSDNTRGEMLWGRSLALGNGDPSLQRGLSPTYCGHTPMRAVRQIGAQIYIDTGAFAAEGRLTIVQAGTEERWSVKERWAASEGARELALP, from the coding sequence ATGAATGATCCTACTTATCCCGTCGTGTGCAGGCATCCCGCCAATGACGTCGGCCGCGATTTCGTGGTCGGCGATCTGCACGGCTGCATGGATGCGTTGCGCTATCTGTTGCGCGAGATCGATTTCGACGGCTCGCGCGATCGCCTGTTTTCCGTCGGCGATCTCATCGATCGCGGCACGGATTCGCTCGCCGCGATCGACCTCATCGACAAGCCGTGGTTCTATCCGGTGCTCGGCAATCACGAGGATTCGCTGATCGCGGTGGCAACCGGCGAGATGCGCCGCCAGTCGTGGTACGCGATCGGCGGCGCGTGGGCCGAAACGCTCGCGGACGAACAACTGCGCCTGCTCGCGACCCGGCTCGCGCCGCTGCCGCTCGTGCGCGTCGTCGGCGAGGGCGCGCGGCGCTTCAACGTGCTGCACGCGGAATTTTTCGGCAGCGACGCGGATCTCGACGCCGCCGATTTCTCCGACAACACGCGCGGCGAGATGCTATGGGGCCGCTCGCTCGCGCTCGGCAACGGCGACCCGTCGCTGCAGCGCGGGCTGTCGCCGACCTACTGCGGTCACACGCCGATGCGCGCGGTCCGGCAGATCGGCGCGCAGATTTATATCGACACGGGCGCGTTCGCAGCGGAAGGGCGGCTCACCATCGTCCAGGCGGGCACCGAGGAGCGCTGGTCGGTCAAGGAGCGCTGGGCCGCGTCAGAAGGCGCGCGCGAACTGGCGCTGCCTTAG
- a CDS encoding DNA topoisomerase IB, protein MAKNGGNAGRNAGRKSGNGAAQEACAAQNAVAQAIVDELPPGLRYVDDSRRGYTREWIDGAFVYFNTQGKRIEDEAEIRRINALAIPPAYVDVWICPDARGHLQATGRDARGRKQYRYHPQWRETRDANKYERMLAFGAVLPKLRARVMRDLALDGMPRDKVLATVVRLLDTTLIRIGSEEYARENRSYGLTTLRKRHLKVSAGTLRFKFRGKSGIEHDVAVSDARVARIVKRCMDLPGQDLFQYLDADGERHAVSSSDINDYLREVTGADFTAKDYRTWAGSVFALAALRKLKWETVTEARKHVVGTIKEVSQLLRNTPAVCRKCYVHPAVIEAFEAGELAEALSASRRHGLKIDEAALVIFLEKDAKRRAREAARANRKGAAASDARLTGLLAESSRKARAGALKGSKKDAAAQALQTVARKTAPKAARPATKKLSRTRTSTAVAIG, encoded by the coding sequence GTGGCGAAGAACGGTGGCAACGCGGGACGCAACGCCGGGCGTAAAAGCGGCAACGGGGCTGCGCAGGAAGCCTGCGCCGCGCAGAACGCCGTGGCTCAGGCGATCGTGGATGAGCTTCCGCCGGGCCTGCGCTACGTCGACGATTCGCGGCGCGGCTACACGCGCGAATGGATCGACGGCGCGTTCGTCTACTTCAATACGCAGGGCAAGCGCATCGAAGACGAAGCGGAGATTCGCCGCATCAACGCGCTCGCCATTCCGCCCGCCTACGTCGATGTCTGGATTTGCCCCGACGCGCGCGGCCACCTTCAGGCCACCGGGCGCGACGCGCGCGGGCGCAAGCAGTACCGCTATCACCCGCAATGGCGCGAAACGCGCGACGCGAACAAGTACGAGCGCATGCTCGCGTTCGGCGCCGTGCTGCCGAAGCTGCGCGCCCGCGTCATGCGCGATCTCGCGCTCGACGGCATGCCGCGCGACAAGGTGCTCGCCACCGTCGTGCGCCTGCTCGATACGACGCTCATCCGCATCGGCAGCGAGGAATACGCGCGCGAGAACCGCTCGTATGGGTTGACGACGCTCAGAAAGCGCCACCTGAAGGTGTCGGCGGGGACGCTGCGGTTCAAGTTTCGCGGCAAGAGCGGCATCGAGCACGATGTCGCCGTGAGCGATGCGCGGGTCGCGCGCATCGTGAAGCGCTGCATGGACCTGCCGGGCCAGGACCTCTTCCAGTATCTCGATGCGGACGGCGAGCGTCATGCGGTGAGTTCGTCCGACATCAACGACTATCTGCGCGAAGTCACCGGCGCGGACTTCACGGCGAAGGACTACCGCACGTGGGCCGGCAGCGTGTTCGCGCTCGCGGCGCTCCGAAAGCTCAAATGGGAAACGGTGACGGAGGCGCGCAAGCACGTCGTCGGGACCATCAAGGAAGTGTCGCAACTGCTGCGCAACACGCCGGCGGTCTGCCGCAAGTGCTACGTGCATCCGGCGGTGATCGAGGCGTTCGAAGCCGGCGAACTGGCCGAGGCGCTGTCCGCGTCGCGCCGTCACGGGCTCAAGATCGACGAAGCCGCGCTCGTCATCTTCCTCGAGAAGGACGCGAAGCGCCGGGCGCGCGAGGCCGCGCGCGCGAACCGCAAGGGCGCCGCCGCGAGCGATGCGCGGCTCACCGGCCTGCTCGCGGAATCGAGCCGCAAGGCGCGCGCGGGCGCACTGAAGGGCAGCAAGAAGGACGCGGCGGCGCAGGCGCTTCAGACCGTCGCGCGCAAGACCGCGCCGAAGGCCGCGCGGCCCGCGACGAAAAAGCTGTCGCGCACGCGCACGTCGACGGCGGTGGCCATCGGCTGA
- a CDS encoding cytochrome c, with protein sequence MACHTADPARPFAGGRAIATRFGTFYTPNITSDRATGIGAWTDAQFVRAMREGIGRHGERLYPAFPYTAYTRLSDSDVLAMRAYLATVPPVRYTPPRHALAFPFDQRWLMAVWNAFNFSPGRFVPDPAKSAQWNRGAYLVDALGHCGQCHTPRNLLGGLKDGERLGGATVAGWRAGNLTPARVAGIGAWRDDELLRYLATGAAPGRAYAVGPMAEVVANSTQFLSGDDLRAMVVYLRSMPVVAGDERAPSRWSFGQPAKVDVTALDAMSVFAPTAAAHADGARLYAAACASCHGISGEGEGRAFPPLVHDAVTGALGAMDPSNLVLVILHGVQRPSRGASASMPAFGAQLSDEEIAALASFVTRQFGDPRAATRAADVARLRAIAQ encoded by the coding sequence ATGGCGTGCCACACGGCGGACCCGGCGCGCCCGTTCGCGGGCGGCCGGGCTATCGCGACGCGCTTCGGCACGTTCTATACGCCGAACATCACGAGCGACCGCGCGACCGGTATCGGCGCGTGGACCGACGCGCAGTTCGTCCGCGCGATGCGCGAGGGCATCGGCAGGCACGGCGAGCGGCTGTATCCGGCGTTCCCGTACACGGCCTACACGCGCCTCTCCGACAGCGACGTGCTCGCCATGCGCGCCTATCTCGCGACCGTGCCGCCCGTGCGCTACACGCCGCCGCGCCACGCGCTCGCCTTTCCGTTCGATCAGCGCTGGCTGATGGCCGTGTGGAACGCGTTCAATTTCTCGCCGGGGCGCTTCGTGCCCGATCCGGCAAAGAGCGCACAGTGGAATCGCGGCGCGTATCTCGTCGACGCGCTCGGCCATTGCGGGCAGTGCCACACGCCGCGCAACCTGCTCGGCGGATTGAAGGACGGCGAGCGGCTCGGCGGCGCGACGGTGGCCGGCTGGCGCGCGGGCAATCTGACGCCCGCGCGCGTGGCGGGCATCGGCGCATGGCGCGACGACGAACTGCTGCGCTATCTCGCGACCGGCGCGGCGCCCGGCCGTGCATACGCGGTCGGGCCGATGGCGGAAGTCGTGGCGAACAGCACGCAGTTTCTGAGCGGCGACGATCTGCGCGCGATGGTCGTCTATCTGCGTTCGATGCCGGTCGTGGCGGGCGACGAACGCGCGCCTTCGCGATGGAGCTTCGGCCAGCCGGCGAAGGTCGATGTGACGGCGCTCGACGCGATGTCCGTTTTCGCGCCGACCGCCGCGGCGCACGCCGATGGCGCGCGGCTTTACGCCGCCGCCTGCGCGAGCTGTCACGGCATCAGCGGCGAAGGCGAGGGCCGCGCGTTTCCGCCGCTCGTACACGACGCCGTGACCGGCGCGCTCGGCGCGATGGACCCGAGCAACCTCGTTCTCGTGATTCTGCACGGCGTCCAGCGCCCAAGTCGCGGCGCGAGCGCGTCGATGCCCGCGTTCGGCGCGCAACTGTCGGACGAAGAAATCGCCGCGCTCGCCAGTTTCGTGACGCGTCAGTTCGGCGATCCGCGCGCCGCCACGCGCGCGGCGGACGTCGCGCGGCTGCGCGCAATCGCGCAATAA
- a CDS encoding RES family NAD+ phosphorylase, producing the protein MTGDKAVSNWRDTWPHGEVHWSPAYRVIPTRFPAVNLFDRVASPQDFDALYALEAMTNDRLRTEVGELDLVPREERCFGPGCGPIMAAFTHLNPNGSRFSDGSYGVFYCARERQTAIAETRYHAGIFLAATKEAPLRQQMRLYRVTARGEVVDLRGDGIARAGLDARILDPDEYAYGKTLGRAVRAAGAPGIVYPSVRDPKGECLAALRTTLLRDCHHAAYLEYNWNGDAIDCVFELNQVG; encoded by the coding sequence GTGACGGGAGACAAGGCTGTATCGAACTGGCGGGACACGTGGCCGCACGGCGAGGTGCACTGGTCGCCGGCGTATCGCGTCATTCCCACGCGCTTTCCGGCGGTGAATCTCTTCGACCGCGTCGCGTCGCCGCAGGATTTCGACGCGCTCTATGCGCTCGAAGCCATGACCAACGACCGCCTGCGCACCGAAGTCGGCGAACTCGATCTCGTGCCGCGCGAGGAGCGCTGCTTCGGACCGGGCTGCGGGCCGATCATGGCCGCGTTCACGCATCTGAACCCGAACGGCAGCCGCTTTTCCGACGGCAGCTACGGCGTCTTCTACTGCGCGCGCGAGCGCCAGACGGCGATTGCCGAGACGCGCTATCACGCGGGCATTTTTCTCGCCGCGACGAAGGAAGCGCCGCTGCGCCAGCAAATGCGCCTCTATCGCGTGACGGCGCGCGGCGAAGTGGTGGATTTGCGCGGCGACGGCATCGCGCGGGCGGGGCTGGATGCGCGCATTCTCGATCCCGACGAGTACGCATACGGCAAGACGCTCGGCCGCGCGGTGCGAGCGGCGGGCGCGCCCGGCATCGTGTATCCGTCGGTGCGCGATCCGAAGGGCGAATGCCTCGCCGCTTTGCGCACGACGCTGCTGCGCGATTGCCACCACGCCGCGTATCTCGAATACAACTGGAATGGCGACGCAATCGATTGCGTGTTCGAGCTGAATCAGGTCGGCTAG